Proteins encoded together in one Onychomys torridus chromosome 1, mOncTor1.1, whole genome shotgun sequence window:
- the Tmem219 gene encoding insulin-like growth factor-binding protein 3 receptor isoform X2 yields MGSCQAGHNLHLCLAHHPPLVCATVILLLLGLSGLGLGGFLLTHTSGLRSPDIPQDWVSFLRSFGQLSLCPVNGTVTGKWRGPHVVGLLTTLNFGDGPDRNKTQTFQAKIRGSQIGLKGSSAGESILVTARVSGRIPETCLYFSAGPEILPSSQPPISCSEEGAGNATLSPVTGEECVRVWSHERFVLTKLLTSEELTLCGTRLLVLGSFLLLFCGFLCCVTAVCFHPRPEFHWSRTRL; encoded by the exons ATGGGCAGCTGCCAGGCAGGGCACAACCTGCATCTCTGCCTGGCTCATCACCCACCTTTGGTCTGTGCCACTGTGATCCTGCTGCTCCTTGGCCTCTCTGGCCTGGGCCTTGGTGGCTTCCTCCTCACCCATACATCTGGCCTACGTAGCCCTGACATTCCCCAG GATTGGGTTTCCTTCTTGAGGTCTTTTGGCCAGCTGAGCCTGTGCCCCGTGAATGGGACAGTCACAGGGAAGTGGCGAGGGCCTCACGTTGTCGGCTTACTGACTACTTTGAACTTCGGAGATGGTCCAGATAGGAACAAAACCCAAACATTCCAAGCCAAGATCCGTGGTAGTCAGATAGGATTGAAAG ggtcctctgcaggagagtCTATCCTTGTCACAGCCAGAGTCTCAGGAAGGATTCCAGAGACCTGCCTCTATTTCAGTGCTGGTCCAGAAATCCTGCCCTCTAGCCAGCCCCCTATATCCTGCTCAGAGGAGGGAGCTGGAAATGCTACCCTGAGCCCTGTGACGGGTGAAGAGTGTGTCAGGGTTTGGAGCCACGAACGCTTTGTGCTCACCAAGCTCCTTACTTCG GAGGAGCTCACCCTGTGTGGCACCAGACTACTGGTCCTGggctccttcctgcttctcttctgtgGTTTTCTCTGCTGTGTCACGGCTGTGTGTTTCCATCCGCGCCCAGAGTTCCACTGGTCTAGAACAAGGCTTTGA
- the Tmem219 gene encoding insulin-like growth factor-binding protein 3 receptor isoform X1, producing MCGLEQVHSSFGLPLPNMGEGLLTCRLLSSSASLSSSRHSTEARTPLLPMGSCQAGHNLHLCLAHHPPLVCATVILLLLGLSGLGLGGFLLTHTSGLRSPDIPQDWVSFLRSFGQLSLCPVNGTVTGKWRGPHVVGLLTTLNFGDGPDRNKTQTFQAKIRGSQIGLKGSSAGESILVTARVSGRIPETCLYFSAGPEILPSSQPPISCSEEGAGNATLSPVTGEECVRVWSHERFVLTKLLTSEELTLCGTRLLVLGSFLLLFCGFLCCVTAVCFHPRPEFHWSRTRL from the exons ATGTGTGGCCTTGAGCAAGTTCATTCTAGCTTTGGCTTGCCTTTGCCTAACATGGGTGAGGGCCTTCTGACCTGCAGGCTCTTGTCCAGCTCTGCCTCACTGTCCTCCAGCAGGCACTCCACGGAGGCCAGGACCCCTCTGCTCCCCATGGGCAGCTGCCAGGCAGGGCACAACCTGCATCTCTGCCTGGCTCATCACCCACCTTTGGTCTGTGCCACTGTGATCCTGCTGCTCCTTGGCCTCTCTGGCCTGGGCCTTGGTGGCTTCCTCCTCACCCATACATCTGGCCTACGTAGCCCTGACATTCCCCAG GATTGGGTTTCCTTCTTGAGGTCTTTTGGCCAGCTGAGCCTGTGCCCCGTGAATGGGACAGTCACAGGGAAGTGGCGAGGGCCTCACGTTGTCGGCTTACTGACTACTTTGAACTTCGGAGATGGTCCAGATAGGAACAAAACCCAAACATTCCAAGCCAAGATCCGTGGTAGTCAGATAGGATTGAAAG ggtcctctgcaggagagtCTATCCTTGTCACAGCCAGAGTCTCAGGAAGGATTCCAGAGACCTGCCTCTATTTCAGTGCTGGTCCAGAAATCCTGCCCTCTAGCCAGCCCCCTATATCCTGCTCAGAGGAGGGAGCTGGAAATGCTACCCTGAGCCCTGTGACGGGTGAAGAGTGTGTCAGGGTTTGGAGCCACGAACGCTTTGTGCTCACCAAGCTCCTTACTTCG GAGGAGCTCACCCTGTGTGGCACCAGACTACTGGTCCTGggctccttcctgcttctcttctgtgGTTTTCTCTGCTGTGTCACGGCTGTGTGTTTCCATCCGCGCCCAGAGTTCCACTGGTCTAGAACAAGGCTTTGA